The following proteins are encoded in a genomic region of Nicotiana sylvestris chromosome 4, ASM39365v2, whole genome shotgun sequence:
- the LOC104229127 gene encoding oligopeptide transporter 2-like — MRKYVVEPAEMWWPSTLVQVSIFRALHEKDNSGNYSRGKFFLIVMTCSFTWYIIPGYLFKTLSTVSVLCLAFRKSVLAHQLGSGQNGLGILSFTFDWSVVAYLTSPLVTPFFAIVNILVGYVIIVYMMIPAAYWGFNLYNANKFPLFSTNLFDANGHKYNVSAIVNDKFEIDMPVYEKQGRINLSIMFALSYGLSFATIVATLTHVILFNGREIYGRFRASYKGKTDIHTRLMRKYNDIPSWWFHTILVLSLALSLVLCTVMKSEIQLPWWGLIFACGIALIFTLPISIIQATTNNSPGLNVITEYIIGLIIPGKPIANVCFKTYGYISMAQAVSFLQDFKLGHYMKIPPRSMFVVQLVGTFIAATINMASAWYMLTHIPFICQLDSLPKGSPWTCRGDHVFYDASVIWGLVGPKRFFGPLGNYGALNWFFLGGAIAPILVWLLHKSFPKQRWIKLINIPVLLGATAAMPPASTLNFNSWFVVGFLFNFIIFRYRKKWWQRYNYVLSAALDAGLAFMGVFIYLFFGLTNHENINWWGNVDDYCDLAKCPTAKGIQVDGCPLL; from the exons ATGAGGAAGTACGTAGTAGAGCCTGCAGAAATGTGGTGGCCATCTACCCTTGTTCAAGTCTCTATTTTCAG GGCATTACATGAGAAAGACAATAGTGGCAATTACTCTAGAGGAAAGTTCTTTTTAATAGTAATGACTTGCAGTTTCACTTGGTACATTATCCCTGGATATCTCTTCAAAACTTTGTCAACAGTTTCTGTTCTCTGTTTGGCATTTCGAAAATCAGTATTAGCACACCAACTTGGATCAGGCCAAAATGGGCTTGGCATTTTATCTTTCACTTTTGATTGGTCAGTCGTTGCATATCTAACCAGTCCATTAGTCACTCCATTCTTTGCCATTGTCAACATTTTGGTGGGCTATGTTATAATAGTCTACATGATGATACCTGCAGCCTATTGGGGTTTTAATCTCTACAATGCCAACAAATTTCCCCTTTTCTCCACTAATTTATTTGACGCCAATGGCCACAAGTATAATGTTTCAGCTATTGTCAATGACAAATTTGAGATAGACATGCCTGTATATGAGAAGCAAGGACGAATAAATCTTAGCATCATGTTTGCTCTTTCATATGGACTCAGTTTTGCAACAATTGTGGCTACCCTCACACATGTCATCTTATTCAATGGGAG GGAAATATATGGCCGATTTCGAGCATCATACAAAGGAAAAACAGATATACATACAAGGCTTATGAGAAAATACAACGACATTCCTTCGTGGTGGTTCCACACGATCCTTGTTCTCTCACTTGCGCTCTCTCTTGTGCTCTGCACAGTCATGAAATCGGAGATTCAGCTACCATGGTGGGGACTCATTTTCGCTTGTGGCATTGCCCTTATTTTCACCCTCCCTATTAGTATCATTCAAGCCACAACAAACAAT TCACCAGGACTAAACGTGATCACGGAGTATATTATTGGACTGATAATTCCAGGGAAACCAATAGCCAATGTTTGCTTCAAAACATATGGTTATATAAGCATGGCTCAGGCAGTATCTTTTCTCCAAGATTTTAAGCTTGGCCATTATATGAAGATTCCTCCAAGATCAATGTTTGTAGTTCAG CTAGTTGGAACTTTCATTGCTGCAACTATCAACATGGCATCGGCGTGGTATATGCTTACACACATTCCGTTCATATGTCAATTAGATTCACTACCTAAAGGCAGTCCATGGACTTGTAGAGGTGACCATGTTTTCTATGATGCATCAGTGATCTGGGGTTTAGTAGGACCAAAGCGATTTTTCGGACCTCTAGGAAATTATGGTGCACTGAATTGGTTCTTTTTGGGAGGTGCTATAGCACCAATCTTAGTGTGGTTGCTACACAAGTCATTCCCAAAACAGAGATGGATTAAACTTATAAATATCCCAGTGTTACTTGGAGCAACAGCAGCAATGCCTCCAGCTTCAACTTTGAACTTCAATAGTtggtttgtggttggatttttgtTCAATTTCATCATTTTCCGATACAGAAAGAAATGGTGGCAGAGGTACAATTACGTACTTTCTGCAGCATTGGATGCTGGATTGGCTTTCATGGGGGTTTTCATTTATCTGTTCTTCGGTCTTACGAATCATGAGAACATCAATTGGTGGGGAAATGTTGACGACTACTGCGATTTGGCCAAGTGTCCAACTGCTAAAGGAATTCAAGTTGATGGCTGTCCATTGCTTTGA
- the LOC138890236 gene encoding oligopeptide transporter 4-like, whose product MEEGQNWKILENEDEQSTVEEVRLTVPTDDDPSVPVWTFRMCFLGIISCALLSFINIFFSYRQNPLIISMITAQVASLPLGQLMAKVLPTRKFHLPGFASREFSLNPGPFSMKEHVLISIFANAGAGFGGGTAYAISIVDIIKVFYHRKISFLAGWILVITTQVHFLIHLSLFVWRN is encoded by the coding sequence ATGGAAGAAGGACAAAACTGGAAGATATTAGAAAATGAAGACGAACAATCCACTGTAGAAGAAGTTCGTTTAACTGTACCAACAGATGATGATCCTTCAGTGCCAGTATGGACATTTCGAATGTGTTTTTTGGGGATAATTTCTTGTGCATTGTTGTCATTTATCAACATTTTCTTTAGTTACAGGCAAAATCCACTAATTATTTCAATGATTACTGCACAAGTTGCGTCGTTACCATTAGGTCAACTAATGGCAAAAGTTCTACCGACGAGAAAGTTTCATTTGCCTGGATTTGCTTCGAGGGAATTTTCACTTAATCCAGGTCCTTTTAGTATGAAAGAACATGTGTTGATTTCTATATTTGCTAATGCTGGTGCTGGTTTTGGTGGTGGAACTGCTTATGCTATTAGTATTGTGGATATTATTAAGGTCTTTTATCACAGGAAAATATCCTTCTTGGCTGGTTGGATCCTTGTCATTACTACCCAGGTTCATTTCTTAATCCATTTGTCTTTATTTGTTTGGCGCAATTAG